A window from Ardenticatena maritima encodes these proteins:
- a CDS encoding Lrp/AsnC family transcriptional regulator yields the protein MPKKQVRLDEKDVQILRSAQEDGRVPWAQLAREMGMSSPAILSRVRRLYKEGVIAGHTTVLNREALGYETVAYLFVSLASADAETLTAFREAVAAMPEVQEFVALTGEYEYMIRVVLPSPADVQTFVHTKLAKVAPLARVATSLATDEIKFTTNLPLA from the coding sequence ATGCCTAAAAAACAAGTTCGCCTTGACGAAAAAGATGTGCAAATTCTTCGGAGCGCGCAAGAAGATGGGCGCGTGCCGTGGGCGCAACTGGCGCGCGAGATGGGCATGTCTTCGCCGGCGATTTTGTCGCGTGTGCGGCGCTTGTACAAAGAGGGGGTGATTGCCGGGCATACAACCGTGCTCAACCGCGAAGCGTTGGGGTATGAAACGGTCGCCTATCTCTTCGTCTCGCTGGCGTCCGCCGATGCCGAAACGTTAACCGCATTCCGTGAAGCGGTTGCGGCCATGCCCGAAGTGCAGGAGTTTGTGGCGCTGACGGGGGAGTATGAGTACATGATACGCGTGGTGTTACCGTCGCCTGCGGATGTGCAGACGTTTGTCCATACGAAATTGGCGAAGGTCGCCCCGCTCGCTCGTGTAGCCACCAGTCTGGCGACGGATGAAATCAAATTCACCACCAATCTGCCGCTTGCGTAG
- a CDS encoding S8 family peptidase, with translation MHVRHSFVFTFVALFIAATFALFNIPASHSVVAEKSDIVPGQYIVVLNDSVSASALPAVANEMALRHGLAVGRSYTHAMRGFVATVPAGRLAALQADPRVRVVAPDRYVSFNPKPCRNNCGGDGGGSGPQEIPTGIDRIDAELSATANIDGVDDRVDVDVAVIDTGISSHPDLNVVGGYNCSKGKPSNYSDGNGHGTHVAGTIAALDNDFGVVGVAPGARLWAVRVLNNAGSGTLSDVICGIDWVTANADIIEVANMSLGGSGSDDGLSCAETSDPEKIALCNATAAGVTFAVAAGNESDDTANHTPGAYDMVITVSALADFDGKPGGLGSPTCRTDEDDTFANFSNYGADVDIIAPGVCIKSTWNDGGYNTISGTSMATPHVAGAAALYKATHPSASPDQVKNALLSSGTTDWDNSDDPDGIKEPLLNVGGY, from the coding sequence ATGCACGTGCGCCATTCATTCGTGTTCACCTTCGTTGCGCTCTTCATCGCCGCCACTTTTGCACTTTTCAACATCCCCGCTTCGCATTCCGTCGTCGCAGAAAAAAGTGATATCGTCCCTGGGCAGTACATCGTCGTGCTGAATGATTCTGTTTCGGCTTCCGCCCTGCCCGCTGTGGCCAACGAAATGGCCTTGCGCCATGGGCTGGCTGTTGGGCGTTCCTATACCCACGCCATGCGCGGCTTTGTTGCCACAGTCCCGGCCGGGCGCCTGGCCGCCCTGCAAGCCGACCCCCGCGTGCGGGTTGTTGCCCCCGACCGCTACGTCAGTTTCAACCCGAAACCCTGCCGCAACAACTGCGGTGGCGATGGCGGCGGCAGTGGCCCGCAAGAAATCCCGACCGGCATTGACCGCATTGACGCCGAACTGAGCGCCACCGCCAACATTGACGGCGTGGACGACCGCGTGGACGTTGACGTCGCCGTCATTGACACCGGTATCTCGTCGCACCCCGACCTGAATGTGGTGGGCGGATACAACTGCTCCAAAGGCAAACCCTCGAATTACAGCGACGGCAACGGGCACGGCACCCACGTCGCCGGTACGATTGCCGCGCTGGATAACGATTTTGGCGTCGTAGGGGTTGCCCCTGGGGCGCGCCTCTGGGCGGTACGTGTCCTCAACAACGCCGGTTCGGGCACGTTGTCCGACGTGATTTGCGGCATTGACTGGGTGACCGCCAATGCCGACATCATCGAAGTCGCCAACATGAGCCTGGGCGGGAGCGGCAGTGACGATGGGCTTTCCTGCGCCGAAACCAGCGACCCCGAAAAGATTGCACTCTGCAACGCCACCGCCGCGGGTGTGACGTTCGCTGTGGCAGCCGGTAATGAAAGCGACGATACCGCCAACCACACACCAGGGGCGTATGACATGGTCATCACTGTCTCGGCGCTGGCCGACTTTGACGGCAAGCCGGGCGGGCTGGGGTCGCCCACCTGCCGTACAGACGAAGACGACACCTTTGCGAATTTCAGCAACTACGGTGCGGACGTGGACATCATCGCGCCGGGCGTCTGCATCAAGTCCACGTGGAACGACGGTGGGTACAACACCATTAGCGGCACGTCCATGGCGACGCCTCACGTCGCAGGTGCCGCCGCCCTCTACAAAGCCACGCATCCCAGCGCCTCACCCGACCAGGTGAAGAACGCTTTGTTGAGCAGTGGCACGACGGACTGGGACAACAGCGACGATCCCGACGGTATCAAAGAACCGTTGTTGAACGTCGGCGGCTATTGA